One stretch of Natronobacterium gregoryi SP2 DNA includes these proteins:
- a CDS encoding universal stress protein, whose protein sequence is MNVLMGLGGSDQSIKTLRRTISRTEEVGDDLTIAILEKPESKRSQEEMRDRTVAVLAESDVDAEIVTLEGDPGSALVDYAEQGEFDQLVIGGGTLSPMGKIQLGPITEFVLLNAPTTVKLVR, encoded by the coding sequence ATGAACGTGCTGATGGGCCTCGGAGGTAGTGATCAATCGATCAAAACGCTCCGACGGACGATCAGTCGAACGGAGGAGGTCGGGGACGACCTCACGATAGCAATTCTCGAGAAACCGGAATCGAAGCGGTCCCAGGAGGAGATGCGGGACCGAACCGTGGCGGTTCTCGCGGAATCCGATGTCGACGCCGAAATCGTCACGCTCGAGGGTGACCCCGGCAGCGCACTGGTCGACTACGCCGAACAGGGAGAGTTCGACCAACTCGTAATCGGTGGCGGCACCCTGAGTCCGATGGGGAAGATCCAGCTCGGCCCGATCACCGAGTTCGTCCTGCTGAACGCTCCGACGACGGTCAAACTGGTGCGATAA
- a CDS encoding GNAT family N-acetyltransferase produces MSGTRVYPDEPVGSFPSPPTTFEDTEGRSIEIRVPDAFDDVIDDVVDMYEAFDPTDRAQGIPPTGEKRIRGWLETIADESINVVARHGEDVVGHAMLVPDAEEPPSVEDGTVTDADVEWELAIFVLQEFQRAGNGTALLETLLGHASDVGITHVWLTVERWNSSAIALYERVGFEAIGSESFEQEMTILLH; encoded by the coding sequence ATGTCAGGAACGCGCGTCTACCCGGACGAACCGGTCGGCTCGTTCCCCTCGCCACCGACGACTTTCGAGGATACGGAGGGGCGCTCGATCGAGATTCGGGTGCCGGACGCGTTCGACGACGTCATCGACGACGTCGTCGACATGTACGAGGCGTTCGATCCGACCGACCGTGCCCAGGGTATTCCGCCGACCGGCGAGAAACGCATCCGGGGCTGGCTCGAGACGATCGCCGACGAGAGTATCAACGTCGTTGCACGCCATGGCGAGGACGTGGTCGGTCACGCGATGCTCGTCCCCGACGCCGAAGAGCCGCCGTCGGTCGAGGACGGCACCGTCACCGACGCCGACGTCGAGTGGGAACTGGCGATTTTCGTCCTCCAGGAGTTCCAGCGAGCCGGGAACGGGACGGCACTGCTCGAGACCCTGCTGGGCCACGCCAGCGATGTCGGCATCACTCACGTCTGGCTCACCGTCGAGCGCTGGAACAGTTCGGCTATCGCACTCTACGAGCGTGTCGGGTTCGAGGCGATCGGTTCGGAGAGTTTCGAGCAGGAGATGACGATTCTGCTACACTGA
- a CDS encoding universal stress protein, with translation MDDIAQFSVDTVLAPVDGSDESATAVEYAVSIADRHDADVHALFVLGRGVVRGLDAGTVDEDDVAQKTQGFFDDVGSIADDQGVTLTTSVDDGFSQTRKARHPGNVVLNTADEVDADFIVLPREPVTEPSAEVLEKAAEYVLSYASQPVLSV, from the coding sequence ATGGACGATATCGCGCAGTTTTCCGTCGACACAGTCCTGGCACCGGTCGACGGAAGTGACGAGTCCGCTACCGCCGTCGAGTACGCTGTCTCCATCGCAGATCGGCACGACGCAGACGTCCACGCCCTGTTCGTGCTCGGGCGCGGCGTCGTTCGTGGACTGGACGCAGGAACCGTCGACGAAGACGACGTCGCACAGAAAACGCAAGGATTTTTCGACGACGTGGGCAGCATTGCCGACGACCAAGGCGTGACACTTACGACCTCCGTCGACGACGGCTTCTCCCAGACCCGCAAAGCCCGCCATCCAGGCAACGTCGTCCTCAACACCGCCGACGAGGTCGACGCCGACTTCATCGTCCTTCCGAGAGAGCCCGTCACCGAACCCTCCGCGGAAGTCCTCGAGAAAGCAGCCGAATACGTCCTCTCTTATGCCAGCCAGCCAGTGCTTTCAGTGTAG
- a CDS encoding universal stress protein produces the protein MFDTVVVATDGSESVKRAVDVAVDLAARFDADVHALSVVDASEVDASPEQLQDELRTALETTADAALATVEDRTDRAVTTAVREGRPAAEIGEYVREVDADVVATGTRGRHGENRLLLGSVAERVVRTSPVPVLTVRQIERGDGDEEASA, from the coding sequence ATGTTCGATACGGTCGTGGTCGCCACTGATGGCTCCGAGAGCGTCAAGCGGGCCGTCGACGTCGCGGTCGATCTCGCCGCGCGGTTCGACGCCGACGTTCACGCGCTGTCGGTCGTCGACGCCAGCGAGGTCGATGCCTCTCCCGAACAGCTCCAAGACGAACTCCGAACGGCACTCGAGACGACGGCAGACGCCGCGCTCGCGACCGTCGAGGACCGCACCGACAGGGCGGTGACGACGGCCGTCCGTGAGGGCCGACCTGCCGCCGAGATCGGTGAGTACGTCCGCGAGGTCGACGCCGATGTCGTCGCCACCGGCACTCGTGGTCGCCACGGCGAGAACCGACTGCTGTTGGGAAGCGTCGCCGAACGCGTCGTCCGCACGTCGCCCGTGCCCGTCCTCACGGTCCGACAGATCGAACGGGGAGACGGCGACGAGGAGGCAAGCGCCTGA
- a CDS encoding DHH family phosphoesterase, translated as MYDQLIESGDLPIARKSVLPGTGFFLPDSLEADLEDEQTAAALEGAEVAVVADPDADGLACVALLREAYDDVRDVPEPESDDEDEDEDPSLEEIEPTPHEVALLPASPHDIEDALERVADHAAEGIDLYVCDLAPDKYEYVEDELEAATETAESIAWYDHHQWDDDVAAAVRAAGVDLVVGDSDEECSADVVSRSLEYDFSPMYEELAAVTRDHDLWLREDQRSDDLADYAYWTDPAEYVEVVREYGVDLPDWVQEFIEERRVEKEALIEQATMRAEFREIGDYTVGVTYGRCSQNEVAEAMRERGADASVIVKPAGSASIRGTDEFDRCHEVAGKVNGGGHPKAAGCKPDIYDDMLDYATHWTSRGAVAKQVILDAFRDVVEAETESESPDDSEA; from the coding sequence ATGTACGACCAACTCATCGAAAGCGGTGATCTCCCGATCGCCCGCAAGTCCGTGCTGCCGGGAACCGGCTTCTTCCTTCCCGACAGCCTCGAGGCAGATCTCGAGGACGAGCAGACTGCGGCTGCACTCGAGGGGGCAGAGGTCGCCGTCGTCGCGGACCCGGACGCGGACGGCCTCGCCTGCGTCGCCCTGCTTCGGGAGGCCTACGACGATGTCCGTGACGTACCGGAACCGGAGTCCGACGACGAAGACGAAGACGAAGACCCGTCGCTCGAGGAGATCGAGCCGACGCCACACGAGGTCGCCTTACTCCCCGCGAGCCCACACGACATCGAGGACGCACTCGAGCGCGTCGCCGACCACGCTGCCGAGGGGATCGACCTCTACGTCTGTGACCTCGCACCGGACAAATACGAGTACGTCGAGGACGAACTCGAGGCAGCTACAGAGACTGCGGAGTCGATCGCGTGGTACGACCACCACCAGTGGGACGACGATGTTGCCGCGGCCGTCCGAGCGGCCGGCGTCGATCTCGTCGTCGGCGACTCCGATGAGGAGTGTAGCGCCGATGTCGTCTCCCGGTCGCTCGAGTACGACTTTTCCCCGATGTACGAGGAACTGGCCGCGGTCACTCGAGACCACGACCTCTGGCTGCGCGAGGATCAACGAAGCGACGACCTCGCGGATTATGCCTACTGGACCGACCCTGCCGAGTACGTCGAAGTCGTCCGCGAGTACGGTGTCGACCTCCCTGACTGGGTCCAGGAGTTCATCGAGGAGCGCCGCGTCGAGAAGGAGGCGCTAATCGAGCAGGCGACCATGCGGGCGGAGTTCCGGGAGATCGGCGACTACACGGTCGGCGTCACCTACGGTCGCTGTTCGCAAAACGAGGTCGCCGAGGCGATGCGCGAACGGGGTGCCGACGCGTCGGTGATCGTCAAGCCTGCCGGCTCGGCCTCCATCCGCGGCACCGACGAGTTCGACCGCTGCCACGAGGTCGCGGGGAAGGTAAACGGCGGCGGCCACCCGAAAGCCGCAGGCTGCAAGCCCGACATCTACGACGACATGCTCGACTACGCTACCCACTGGACCTCCCGCGGTGCGGTGGCCAAACAGGTCATCCTCGATGCGTTCCGGGACGTAGTCGAGGCCGAAACCGAGTCGGAATCCCCGGACGATTCCGAAGCGTAG
- a CDS encoding alpha/beta hydrolase family protein, with protein MVAEGSIDFGHLTVDDGTVYWREQRPDEDSRGIVVRHDGDEREDVTPDDANVRTLVHEYGGGDFTVQDGVVFFAGDDDQRVYRQPIDDEPEPITPEPETERGLRYADFEGSDRYLYCVRENHDAASETGDDDEPVTTLVRLLADGSEKPQVVASSHDFYAAPRRSPDGDRLAWLTWDHPGLPWDGTELHVADIVADGKLENERVVMGSPDESVFQPEWRADGTLHAVSGRTGWWNLYRREDGEWLPYREETAEYGVPQWLLGLSTYGFLTDGRVAAIVTREGERSLELVDEDGGREAVAFPYATSAPRLETDGESIVVPASGPTTPTSIVRWSPGDGTGHEVLRQGPEADVDDAYLSRPEHVTYETRDGAESHAFVYPPTNPDAEPPADEAPPLLVTVHGGPTSSTQPAFDLGIQYVTSRGFAVADVNYRGSTGYGRAYRQELYGNWGHVDVTDCIDAADHLADEQRVDPDRLAVSGGSAGGFVVLSALAFHDAFTAGTSYYGVADLERLAELTHKFESQYLDQLVGPYPELEETYRERSTRHHADEVDAPVLLLQGEDDPVVPLSQAESMADALEENDVPHDLVVFEDEQHGFRNAGSRKRASELELAFYGEVFGFEPADELPAIELAGDRE; from the coding sequence ATGGTCGCGGAAGGGAGCATCGACTTCGGCCACCTGACCGTCGACGACGGAACCGTCTACTGGCGAGAGCAGCGTCCCGACGAGGACAGTCGCGGCATCGTCGTTCGTCACGACGGCGACGAACGCGAGGACGTAACGCCCGACGACGCGAACGTCCGGACGCTCGTCCACGAGTACGGTGGTGGCGACTTCACGGTGCAAGACGGCGTCGTCTTCTTCGCCGGCGACGACGACCAGCGCGTCTACCGGCAGCCGATCGACGACGAACCCGAACCGATCACCCCGGAACCCGAGACCGAGCGCGGCCTCCGGTACGCGGACTTCGAGGGCAGCGACAGGTACCTGTACTGTGTCCGGGAGAACCACGACGCGGCCAGCGAGACGGGTGACGACGACGAACCCGTGACGACGCTGGTTCGACTCCTCGCCGACGGGAGCGAGAAGCCACAGGTCGTGGCCTCGAGCCACGACTTCTACGCCGCGCCGAGACGCTCTCCCGACGGCGACCGACTCGCCTGGCTCACCTGGGACCACCCGGGACTGCCATGGGACGGGACCGAACTCCACGTCGCCGACATCGTCGCCGACGGCAAACTCGAGAACGAACGCGTCGTCATGGGCAGTCCCGACGAATCGGTGTTCCAACCCGAGTGGCGTGCCGACGGGACGCTCCACGCCGTCTCGGGCCGGACCGGCTGGTGGAACCTCTATCGCCGCGAGGACGGCGAGTGGCTCCCCTACCGAGAAGAGACCGCCGAGTACGGCGTCCCGCAGTGGTTGCTCGGCCTCTCGACGTACGGCTTCCTCACGGACGGTCGCGTCGCCGCGATCGTCACCCGCGAGGGCGAACGGTCGCTCGAACTCGTAGACGAGGACGGTGGCCGCGAGGCCGTCGCGTTCCCCTACGCCACGTCCGCGCCGCGACTCGAGACCGACGGTGAATCGATCGTCGTTCCTGCCAGCGGGCCGACGACACCGACCAGTATCGTGCGGTGGTCGCCGGGCGACGGAACGGGCCACGAGGTGCTGCGCCAGGGACCCGAGGCCGACGTCGACGACGCCTATCTCTCCCGACCCGAACACGTCACCTACGAGACCCGCGACGGTGCCGAGTCCCACGCGTTCGTCTACCCGCCGACGAATCCTGACGCCGAACCGCCAGCGGACGAAGCGCCACCGCTGCTCGTGACCGTCCACGGCGGTCCGACGAGTTCGACTCAACCGGCGTTCGACCTCGGCATCCAGTACGTCACCAGCCGCGGGTTCGCCGTCGCGGACGTCAACTACCGGGGGTCGACGGGCTACGGCCGAGCGTACCGCCAGGAACTGTATGGCAACTGGGGTCACGTCGACGTCACCGACTGCATCGACGCCGCCGACCACCTCGCCGACGAGCAACGGGTCGATCCGGACCGACTGGCGGTAAGTGGCGGGAGCGCCGGCGGGTTCGTGGTTCTCTCGGCGCTTGCGTTCCACGACGCCTTCACCGCCGGGACGAGCTACTACGGCGTGGCCGACCTCGAGCGACTCGCCGAACTCACCCACAAGTTCGAGTCGCAGTACCTCGACCAGCTGGTCGGTCCCTACCCCGAACTCGAAGAGACCTACCGCGAACGGTCAACTCGCCACCACGCCGACGAGGTCGACGCGCCCGTCCTATTGCTCCAGGGCGAGGACGACCCCGTCGTCCCGCTCTCGCAGGCCGAATCGATGGCCGACGCGCTCGAGGAGAACGACGTTCCCCACGACCTTGTCGTCTTCGAGGACGAACAGCACGGGTTCCGCAACGCAGGGTCGAGAAAGCGGGCGTCCGAACTCGAACTTGCGTTTTACGGCGAGGTGTTCGGGTTCGAGCCGGCGGACGAGCTTCCAGCAATCGAATTAGCTGGAGATCGCGAGTAA
- a CDS encoding flavodoxin family protein, which yields MIPQAPVAHSASEGQTETVAERIGEILESDGHDVIHSEYGPRKRFVLQTDACHGRSAGILFRTGEILLSNAFVRDVPRDGAIHADWS from the coding sequence ATGATACCACAGGCTCCCGTCGCCCACAGCGCGAGTGAAGGGCAGACAGAGACCGTCGCCGAACGGATCGGCGAGATACTCGAGTCGGACGGTCACGATGTGATCCACAGCGAATACGGGCCGAGAAAGCGGTTCGTGCTCCAGACGGACGCCTGCCACGGCCGATCTGCCGGCATCCTTTTCAGAACGGGAGAGATACTCCTGTCCAATGCGTTCGTTAGAGACGTCCCACGAGACGGGGCGATTCACGCTGACTGGTCGTGA
- a CDS encoding MBL fold metallo-hydrolase: MDVEFLGGAREIGRSAILVDDSLLLDFGMDSGNPPTFPIDDVDPDAVVVSHGHLDHVGSVPSLLSGDARPSIHWTPPTDELTRVLARDTLRLHGGTYDCPFTETEVARLAQVSETHDYREPFEAAGYEITFFDAGHVPGSAHVLVSDGGTRVLYTGDFHTEQQRLLSGTTARPDADIVICESTYSDVDRPPREEIESEFVESVEETIWGGGTVVVPAFAIGRTQEVLCLCEEHDLECYVDGMGKRVTEIFLQAGNRDFLRDPDLLRRAKGNARFVGGRDGQRERIAEQNTVIVTTSGMLHGGPAMTYVPAIRSHPANKIAMTGYQVEGTPGRELLETGSAVIDGRSMRVSAQVEQYDFSAHADREGVLEFLESYADSEVLVNHGDRCEAFAEELRAEGFAATAPELGERLEV; the protein is encoded by the coding sequence ATGGACGTCGAGTTTCTCGGCGGTGCACGCGAGATCGGTCGGAGCGCGATTCTCGTCGACGACAGCCTGTTGCTCGACTTCGGGATGGACTCGGGGAACCCACCAACGTTCCCGATCGACGACGTCGATCCCGACGCTGTCGTCGTCAGCCACGGCCATCTCGACCACGTCGGCTCGGTCCCGTCTCTGCTCTCGGGCGATGCTCGCCCGTCGATCCACTGGACGCCGCCGACGGACGAACTCACGCGGGTGCTCGCCCGCGATACGCTTCGCCTCCACGGCGGCACCTACGACTGCCCGTTCACCGAGACTGAGGTCGCCCGCCTCGCCCAGGTCTCTGAAACACACGACTACCGCGAACCGTTCGAGGCAGCGGGATACGAGATCACGTTCTTCGACGCGGGCCACGTTCCCGGCAGTGCACACGTTCTCGTCTCCGATGGGGGGACCAGAGTGCTCTACACTGGCGACTTCCATACCGAACAGCAGCGACTGCTCTCTGGAACGACCGCTCGGCCCGACGCCGACATCGTGATCTGTGAGAGTACCTACTCCGACGTCGACAGGCCACCACGCGAGGAGATCGAGTCCGAGTTCGTCGAGAGCGTCGAAGAAACGATCTGGGGCGGTGGCACGGTCGTCGTCCCAGCGTTCGCGATCGGACGCACCCAGGAGGTGCTCTGTCTCTGCGAGGAACACGACCTCGAGTGTTACGTCGACGGCATGGGCAAACGCGTCACCGAGATCTTCCTGCAGGCGGGCAACCGTGACTTTCTCCGCGATCCCGACTTGCTGCGGCGAGCGAAGGGCAACGCCCGGTTCGTCGGCGGCCGCGACGGCCAGCGCGAACGCATCGCCGAACAGAACACGGTGATCGTCACGACCAGTGGGATGCTCCATGGCGGCCCCGCGATGACCTACGTACCGGCGATCCGCTCCCACCCAGCAAACAAAATCGCCATGACGGGCTACCAGGTCGAAGGGACGCCGGGCCGCGAACTCCTCGAGACCGGCAGCGCGGTCATCGACGGCCGATCGATGCGAGTAAGCGCCCAGGTCGAACAGTACGACTTCTCTGCACACGCCGACCGGGAGGGAGTGCTCGAGTTTCTCGAGTCCTACGCCGACAGCGAGGTGCTCGTCAACCACGGCGACCGCTGCGAGGCGTTCGCCGAGGAACTGCGGGCCGAGGGGTTCGCGGCGACTGCGCCCGAACTCGGGGAGCGACTCGAGGTGTAG
- a CDS encoding TM2 domain-containing protein, whose product MISFTRPVWPAYLLSVFVAGLGHCYLGHWKRGVIWFLLYVLALAFLSARTVSDALELGDPFVVTAIQFEQVAFADVALPLAVLIVCLLDVYLIGLAQQTESSPVAEPRSDGS is encoded by the coding sequence ATGATTTCGTTTACGCGACCGGTCTGGCCTGCGTATCTGCTGTCGGTGTTCGTCGCCGGGCTCGGACACTGCTATCTGGGCCACTGGAAACGCGGCGTGATCTGGTTTCTCTTGTACGTGCTCGCGCTCGCGTTCTTGAGTGCTCGGACGGTGTCGGACGCGCTCGAACTGGGCGACCCGTTCGTCGTCACTGCGATACAGTTCGAGCAAGTGGCCTTCGCCGACGTCGCGCTTCCGCTTGCCGTCCTGATCGTCTGTCTACTCGATGTCTATCTCATCGGACTGGCCCAGCAAACGGAGTCTTCACCGGTGGCAGAGCCGCGTTCGGACGGTTCCTGA
- a CDS encoding polyprenyl synthetase family protein produces MTEYTFVSDADCYDTALTGLEPPARRVASEALPPRSRSVPAALCTAAGAVAAEANRVTDESTDDIVASVVRVVVPLEGYVDIRRELVNTERYDATAEKRDAALLAGDYLHAAAYAAVDEAPIPDRRALELYRILTTGSTTLSHDFCEDAESDDRSADSAATLAGIAAKLGATALGATTDTRAAMETYGRSLGGALSARSPSSSRRPIDDACELTVQILSGDDQPSDRRGRTAYKLGDGTSASSSAAIVSESVEQHLERARNALERLEAVTNPELTPAGERSRPSLERLERATRVPFTER; encoded by the coding sequence ATGACAGAATACACGTTCGTTTCCGACGCCGATTGCTACGACACGGCCCTTACAGGGCTGGAACCGCCCGCTCGACGGGTCGCCTCGGAGGCGCTCCCGCCGCGTTCCCGGTCCGTTCCGGCAGCACTCTGTACCGCCGCGGGAGCAGTCGCAGCCGAGGCCAATCGAGTGACAGACGAATCGACGGACGACATCGTAGCGTCCGTCGTGCGTGTCGTCGTCCCTCTCGAGGGATACGTCGACATCAGACGCGAGTTGGTGAACACGGAACGGTACGACGCGACAGCAGAAAAACGAGACGCAGCCCTGCTAGCGGGCGACTACCTCCACGCTGCGGCGTACGCTGCAGTTGACGAGGCACCGATCCCGGATCGGCGAGCGCTCGAACTGTACCGAATTCTGACGACGGGGTCGACGACGCTGTCTCACGACTTCTGTGAGGATGCAGAAAGCGACGATCGGAGTGCCGATTCGGCGGCGACGCTCGCCGGCATCGCCGCCAAACTGGGGGCGACGGCACTCGGTGCGACGACCGACACGCGAGCGGCGATGGAAACCTACGGTCGCTCGCTCGGTGGTGCACTCTCTGCTCGATCACCGAGTTCGTCGCGGCGACCGATCGACGACGCGTGTGAACTGACGGTACAGATCCTCAGCGGCGACGATCAGCCGTCCGACAGACGCGGTCGCACTGCTTACAAGCTGGGAGACGGGACGAGCGCTTCCAGTTCGGCCGCGATCGTCTCGGAGTCAGTCGAGCAACATCTCGAGCGCGCCCGAAACGCACTCGAACGCCTCGAGGCCGTCACGAATCCCGAGCTTACTCCCGCAGGTGAGCGGTCTCGGCCGTCGCTGGAGCGACTCGAGCGAGCGACGCGGGTCCCGTTTACAGAGCGATGA
- a CDS encoding TetR/AcrR family transcriptional regulator, with the protein MTDPDVRDEIMRATYEALCEHGYTDLTAQDIADRTNKSKSLLFYHYDSKEDLVADFVDYLVDWLGERVEMTEELPPVERLATFVDWFLYGSTDDDDKRQSFHTAMLEIRTQAPYNAQYREQLRRTDDRLREIVEEILRDGVEAGEFVDHDAEETAALLIATLDGARIRQLTLEHDVYLEQVRSAIVARIFADLLAEDVSFPTESLPAEEWERAWPSLDKPGGGDETADDDHE; encoded by the coding sequence GTGACCGATCCGGACGTCCGCGACGAGATCATGAGAGCGACCTACGAGGCGCTGTGTGAGCACGGCTACACCGATTTAACGGCACAGGACATCGCCGATCGGACGAACAAGAGCAAGTCACTGCTGTTCTATCACTACGACTCGAAAGAAGATCTCGTCGCCGACTTCGTCGATTATCTCGTCGACTGGCTCGGCGAGCGAGTCGAGATGACAGAGGAGTTGCCACCGGTCGAGCGTCTGGCGACGTTCGTCGACTGGTTTCTCTATGGCTCGACTGACGACGACGACAAACGTCAGTCGTTCCACACGGCGATGCTCGAGATTCGGACTCAGGCACCCTATAACGCCCAGTACCGCGAACAGTTGCGACGGACCGACGATCGACTCCGGGAGATCGTCGAGGAAATCCTCCGGGACGGTGTCGAGGCCGGCGAGTTCGTCGACCACGACGCCGAAGAGACGGCGGCGCTGTTGATCGCCACGCTCGATGGCGCTCGAATTCGGCAGTTGACACTCGAGCACGACGTCTACCTCGAGCAGGTCCGGTCGGCGATCGTCGCACGGATTTTCGCAGATCTGCTCGCGGAAGACGTTTCGTTTCCGACCGAGTCGCTCCCTGCCGAGGAGTGGGAGCGTGCGTGGCCGTCGCTCGATAAACCCGGAGGTGGCGACGAGACGGCCGACGACGACCACGAGTGA
- a CDS encoding 30S ribosomal protein S6e: protein MASFTVVVGDPDSGMTYQLEAEEQDANRFIGKSLGEEVEGNAVGLDGYTLEITGGSDEAGRPLSESVPGANPNEVLMNERQTGYHPDRDGERRRITVRGREISDAVAQVNASIVDRGSTDVDELLGEDDE, encoded by the coding sequence ATGGCAAGTTTCACTGTCGTCGTCGGTGATCCCGACTCCGGGATGACCTACCAGCTCGAGGCCGAAGAACAGGACGCAAACCGGTTTATCGGGAAGTCGCTCGGTGAAGAAGTCGAGGGCAACGCCGTCGGACTCGACGGCTACACTCTCGAGATCACCGGTGGCTCCGACGAAGCCGGCCGTCCGCTCAGCGAAAGCGTCCCCGGAGCAAACCCGAACGAAGTGCTCATGAACGAGCGCCAGACGGGCTATCATCCGGACCGTGACGGCGAACGCCGCCGCATCACGGTTCGTGGCCGCGAAATCTCCGACGCAGTCGCACAGGTCAACGCCTCGATCGTCGACCGCGGAAGCACCGACGTCGACGAACTGCTCGGCGAAGACGACGAGTAA
- a CDS encoding DUF7112 family protein: MAERVSSDHPSVRTVRTTCTETATGVELSIPADDRGAFPTDEVVRIVLDGDERFARVKRALTGDELSIPAVYETPDLARDPSGGVDRLAEWVDDHGIVTGGSVLVDVVEPDFLYGLREPGDMAYYDAYEPPEESLSDIAENLEDGT; this comes from the coding sequence ATGGCAGAGAGAGTCTCGAGTGACCATCCATCGGTTCGGACGGTCCGCACGACGTGTACCGAAACGGCAACTGGCGTCGAGCTATCGATCCCCGCAGACGATCGCGGTGCGTTCCCGACCGACGAAGTCGTCCGGATCGTCCTCGACGGCGACGAACGATTCGCTCGAGTGAAGCGGGCGTTGACCGGCGACGAACTGTCGATTCCGGCCGTCTACGAGACGCCGGACCTGGCCCGCGACCCTTCCGGCGGCGTCGATCGACTCGCCGAGTGGGTCGACGACCACGGCATCGTGACGGGTGGGTCCGTACTCGTCGACGTCGTCGAGCCCGACTTTCTCTACGGGCTCCGCGAGCCCGGTGATATGGCTTACTACGACGCCTACGAGCCGCCAGAAGAGAGTCTCAGCGACATCGCGGAGAATCTCGAGGACGGGACGTAG
- a CDS encoding helix-turn-helix transcriptional regulator, whose protein sequence is MRKDTTSTESVFAELARIAATAEQSATREIGRETEADDGIERELDEMMTYVDSALPIEEITFDEDLVKENLDEVLLLLIALHEETHGKELLSDLSYLFDATVSPGTVYPRLHELDEKDVLSMQAKVQTKEYSIDDEAYVQQTVEQTMIQHLSFGLLLYAFLSRL, encoded by the coding sequence ATGCGTAAGGACACAACCAGTACTGAGTCCGTCTTCGCCGAGTTGGCCCGGATAGCAGCGACGGCCGAGCAGTCAGCGACGAGAGAGATCGGCCGAGAGACGGAAGCGGATGATGGTATCGAACGCGAACTCGACGAGATGATGACATACGTCGACAGTGCGCTCCCGATCGAGGAGATCACGTTCGACGAGGACCTCGTCAAGGAAAACCTCGACGAGGTGCTCCTGTTGCTCATCGCTCTCCACGAGGAAACTCACGGCAAGGAACTGCTCTCGGATCTGTCGTACCTCTTCGATGCGACGGTCAGCCCGGGCACCGTCTACCCCCGACTGCACGAACTCGACGAGAAAGACGTCCTGTCGATGCAAGCGAAAGTCCAGACGAAAGAATACTCGATCGACGACGAGGCCTACGTCCAGCAGACCGTCGAACAGACGATGATCCAACATCTCTCGTTTGGACTGTTGCTCTATGCGTTTCTCTCCCGGCTGTAG
- a CDS encoding DUF7385 family protein, translated as MERIDVTDGFSIHDHRRKLKLLKDSGDTRILEHRGGISCPACGETFDRLFVTEQSTTSFETPPDRPFCLARTDEKLLLITH; from the coding sequence ATGGAACGTATCGATGTCACAGACGGATTCAGTATTCACGACCATCGACGGAAACTCAAACTGCTGAAAGACAGCGGTGACACGCGCATCCTCGAGCACCGCGGAGGGATCAGCTGTCCAGCGTGTGGCGAGACGTTCGATCGACTGTTCGTCACTGAACAGTCTACGACATCGTTCGAGACACCCCCTGATCGCCCCTTCTGTCTCGCGCGTACCGACGAAAAGCTCCTTTTGATCACTCACTAG